The nucleotide sequence GCAGGAGACTGTGACAGGCAGGAGACTGTGACAGGCAAGATACTGTGACAGGAAAGATACTGTGACAGGCTAGATACTGTGAAAGGAAAGACACTGTGACAGGCAGGAGACTGTGAAAGGAAAGACACTGTGACAGGCAGGAGACTGTGCATTAACAGAGGCGTCTTTTCTAGAGGATTGTCTTTAACCCATTTAATCACAAATTTTTCCCATATATGAAAATATCCAAATCATGTGTCATTAGTAACCTTTTGAAATAATCAATCATTCTTTTTAAAAAATTTCATGGAAAAGTAGGTGAAAGAGTGTGTTTTATggtcggtcacaattgtgaccggtGGGATAATGTGATGTATACTGAATTAACATATTTCTCCGATGCAGTCATCAAAATTCTTAAATAACCCAGcccagttattaacacatttaaaactctgtcactGGCAGTCCCCAGCATTGCTACTAAAATGCCCCATCACATTCTAGTGTGACTTTTTTACATATCAAAAACCCTTATGCAACACCGATACGAATACTGAGagcaaagacaaaaaaaacaacaaccatcaacgtatttcaacattgttactttattgtAATATACATTGTAACTTTATTGTAATATACATTGTaacattgttactttattgtAATATACATTGTAACACTGTTACTTTATTGTAATATACATTGTTACTTTATTGTAACGTACATTGTaacattgttactttattgtATTATACATTGTACCATTGTTACTTTATTGCAATATACATTGTaacattgttactttattgtAATATACATTGTTACTTTATTGTAACATACATTGTTAATTTATTGTAATATACATTGTAACATTGTTACTGTATTGTAATATACATTGTaacattgttactttattgtaatatacattgtaacattgttactttattgtaatatacattgttactttattgtaatatacattgttactttattgtaacatacattgttactttattgtaatatacattgtaacattgttactttattgtaatatgcattgttactttattgtaatatacattgttactttattgtaatatacatttaaacattgttactttattgtAATATACATTGTAACATTGTTACTTTAGTGCAACATGTACTGAAACATTAATATTGTAACTTTATTGTAACATTTGAACTTGGACTTTAGTGCAATACTCATTGTAACATTGTCATGTTACAcagaggggaacggcacctccgtaccttcaggctctgatcaggccctacacccaaacaagggcactgcgttcatccacctctggcctgctcgcctccctacctctgaggaagtacagctcccgctcagcccagtcaaaactgttcgctgctctggcaccccaatggtggaacaaactcccccacgacgccaggtcagcggaatcaatcaccaccttccggagacacctgaaaccccacctctttaaggaatacctaggataggataaagtaatccttctaaccccccccccccccccccttagagttagatgcactattgtaaagtggttgttccactggacatcataaggtgaatgcaccaacttgtaagtcgctctggataagagcgtctgctaaatgacttaaatgtaaatgtcattgtGACATTTTAGTGCAACATTCACTAAAAACTGTATAGCAGTCATGTGATTCATTACATTGAACATACAGGTAACATTTAGGATCGAGGTACCTTGTAGAATATGCATTCAAGTAgaggcctacactgaacaaaataaaataatatatatatatcatagagGTAGGCTTCAGAACCAAGTGCACGATTAGTTTGTGCATCCCTATTTTGAACTACGATCAGTCAGAcctactgtcatacagtacatcttGAATCAATTGAACTTCTTTAccaaaaacatttcagtcatttttattatttttcgtttacttttcttttcttcctagagtccgttgtactgcttctcctcaccctttatTGACTTTTCTATTGTTCTTTTATTGGCTTTTTCATTCACTCTTATCTCCTTTTCCACTGTCCATAGTATATCTTGAAGCACTCAATGTGCAGTGGCGCTTTGCATTTCTCACATGCATAGGTAGTGCGTTTGTCACAATGACGACATCTCTGGAACCGGTGCATCgtgttgattggccagtgagaagcTTTGTCATATCTTGCCTGATCTTCAACAGTAGCAGCCAGTAGAGATCTCCTTCCGTGGCTCAGTGGTTTCGGGCCAAACTTTTGCATAAGAGACTGTGCCGCTATCCATGAGAAGGTGAGCAGGTCGATGGTCCCTCCCATAACGTCTCTTTAAAAGAAATGGCTGTTTACGAGTGCACTGTTGAGAGACCATGCAGAGATGGGCCGCCACCACTTCTTAGACCTGATTGAGATATGGTATCTTGAAACCTGTAGGTCATGAAGGTCAACACCACCCATGTGCTCATTGTATCAGTTGATCCATTTTGGTTGTGGGACTCTGTCAAAGGCACGTCGCTCCTTGTTCCATCTCTTGACAGAGGTCTCACTGTatttctcctccatgttccaTCTCTTGACAGAGGTCTCACTGTATTTCTCCTCCTTGTTCCATCTCTTGACAGAGGTCTCACTGTatttctcctccatgttccaTCTCTTGACAGAGGTCTCACTGTatttctcctccatgttccaTCTCTTGACAGAGGTCTCACTGTATTTCTCCTCCTTGTTCCATCTCTTCACAGAGGTCTCACTGTatttctcctccatgttccaTCTCTTGACAGAGGTCTCACTGTATTTCTCCTCCTTGTTCCATCTCTTGACAGAGGTCTCACTGTatttctcctccatgttccaTCTCTTGACAGAGGTCTCACTGTATTTCTCCTCCTTGTTCCATCTCTTGACAGAGGTCTCACTGTatttctcctccatgttccaTCTCTTGACAGAGGTCTCACTGTATTTCTCCTCCTTGTTCCATCTCTTGACAGAGGTCTCACTGTatttctcctccatgttccaTCTCTTGACAGAGGTCTCACTGTatttctcctccatgttccaTCTCTTGACAGAGGTCTCACTGTATTTCTCCTCCATGTTTGTTGCCActgtgtgacgaccctcccactctgtctgccgtattctttctctttgctcttgtattccttattaggatgccggtgggcagAGCCAGGAGGGTCAGCAGCgacatgggacacacctgggcccgggtgtgtcccaggataaatacaccacttccccattcatggaggagactctctccatgcagacaccttcaTAGATTTTGTTGTGGTGTTTTTGTGGcctttttgtttgtttgctttggcacctttcaacaccccgcATTATCACATTTATACATGCATGCAAACACTcacttacattactgattacacacaacattgttaattgtatttagtttgctactgtatataatataatatatattttgtatattttgttattccttgtctccacgttgtctcccttttgttacgaaCTTTGAGCCGGTTCGTATACTGTGACAGCAACTTGTCTCCTTGGGTCAGAACCTCAGAGGTTCCCAGGGGTAACCTGGGAAGTCCTTCTGTGGCTTGAATGGGACATCAAACAGACGATTTTGCCTCATCGCTCCAGAGCTCCCATATCCTCTTTTTGTCATTTCATCAAGGAGTGCAAGCGAAGTGAAGAGGTTGTCATGAAGGAACTTGCAACCTTGAGGCGCCTGAGATTGCTCTGCAACACCAGTAACAACTCTGGGTCCCTGACCCAATCCAGTCTCAGGGAGGAGTGTGTGGGATCCACCATATGGCTCCATGTGATACATGTAACCACTGGGTGAGGCAAGGCTCCATAGCTTGTAACCAAAACGGATTGGTTTACCTCTAATGTATTGCTTACATCCATGTCGGCCATAGTATCGGATCATGCTCTCATCCACTGACAGCCATTCCTGAAATGGCATGACTTTGTATGACTGATTGAGCTCGGAGAAGATGAACCTTAAAAAATGGGTCATCAGTGATCTTTGTGTTGTCAACCACATGAACTGAGGCCATTATTTAATCAAAGCGATTTATCCGCATTGAATCTGAAATGCTTTCATTGTGTACATCACTGtcaagtgaccagtacatgtgtCTTCTAGGAACAGAGCTGTACCCAGATATGATAAGGATCCCATAGAATGTAAGGAGCTCATCCATACTCAGATACAGTTGCTTGTCCTTGGTCTGGGTGGAGTAGAGACATTTCAATGGTGATCTCTCTTAGGGTGGGTGGATACATTAGTAGGACAACATCCATTGGGTTGGGGCAGCTTTGTTTGACACATTCTGCAGCATTTGGGCTGTATACAATGTGTTTTGGAATCACAGCGGTGGCAGGCCTCTTCGATCGTTTGAACACTCAATCTTTATTTTTGACCACTTGCAGCTTTACCCTTGGCTCTTCTGACTGGACCCTCTGACGAGTAGAGGCCGTTGGCTCTTCATTATGAAcggtgggggagggagggggggggggggggggggggggggggggggggggtggggggggggtggtggtgaGGGGTAGGTCATCATCACCGATAACGTTGTTCCTGTCATGATCTGTTTGCATAGGTTCAGCATATGCATTCAACAGCCTGGCTGGAAAATGGCCTGTCTCCCCTTCATAGTCCATATCTGACCCATCGCTATCACAATCACGGAGGACAGCATCTTTCTCATTTTGAGGGATAACTGCAATATTGCATGCCTTGTCTGGGCCTAGATCACCTAGATCTAAAATATCCAGAACTTGACTCAAAGTAAAACTAAAAGAAAGAACAGAGTAGAAAGTTAGGTAGAACAAGAGCTATGTATGTGTATAAGTATATGTATACCTAGATGCACTGTGTTATCTCGCCGGTCACTATTGTTGCCGTCAACATGTTTACTCATTCTatgaccacactgaacaaagttgagtaattgcaaatgcatatatcaatactagacaccttaaagatgatgtgtaccaaaaatctttgtcctaactttatgttaacatactttactaaccttctgtttgggagctttgatgtagccatcctcttctcatggtgcaaccaggaagtaaacagctCTGGTCATGTGAAAATGTACACTAAACATGTGACATTGCACATATTTCATTGAGACCCTCTTTTATTTCAATATTTCCTGGAAATGCATTGATATATCATTCAGTAACATTTTTAGAGCCTTACAACTGAAAACGTTTTTTACGGTCACTATTGCGACTGATGGGATTAAATAGGTTAAGAAGAAGACGACAGTTGCTGCAAGTCTGTGCATGACCAAGACGGCACTAGCACTAGCGGCAGGCaggctctctctgctgctgtgAAATatgcaccccccctcccccacttcTAGCAAAGTGACAGCTCCCCCTGAATAACCCTTCCTTCCTCCTCGATGAGGAATCCAGCTCGGCATGGCTTCTGCCTTAAAAGAATAAGCTCTTCTCATTTCATTTTTcacttcctccctctccatcctcagttttctgctCTCTCTTATGTTCACAGATGATTCAGATAGGAAAGGTGGAAGATTTATTTGAGAATATCCAGGACTTTGATTACAGAATGCTGTACCTTTGGTAGTCAGTGATAGATTTAGATTTGACAAGGAATAAGATTAAATATGTACTTGATATAATCATTATTACTGTTGCATTTGTGTCTCACAATCATCAAGACGGAATATTCCAGTTTCAATTTAGTTAAAATTGGTATGTGCATCATTAAATCACACTTAGATTACTTGGGTCATTACGTCTGTGCTGGATGCGTCATTACGTTTAAATCAGTCGTACCATTAAATATAAATTTCTCGCCTTACACTCTTTTAATTGTGTGTCTTGTCAAGCCTGCCGCATgatcaatcaaatcaaagtggGTGAAGTCATAATTATTAAGGTAAAATGTCTTGCTCCTGAAGGAGGTACTGCCTCAGTGACCCTCGCTGATTACCACTACAGGGCACATATTCATAATGTgcttcagagtaggagtgctgatctaagatcaggttGGACACTACAGGGCACATATTCATAATGTgcttcagagtaggagtgctgatctaagatcaggttGGACTTTTCTGAGCATAAtggaataagattacatggacaggggggacctgaatCTAGATCAGCACACATACTCTGACTTGCTTTATGAATACAAACCCAGATGCCTTCCAGTGAGAGAAGAAGCAGCTTCCAAGCAGGAATGAATCTCACTTCCGATATGACTGACCGTTGTCTGACTTTGAAAAGGACAGAATGGCCTATAGGgctctcgtcaaaagtagtgaagtacggtatatacagttgaagtcggaagtttacatacaccttagccaaatacatttaaactcagcttttcacaatttctgaaaatgccctgtcttaggtcagttatgatcaccactttattttaagaatgtgaaatgtcagaataatagtagagacattgatttatttaagcttttatttctttcatcacattcccagtgggtcagaagtttacatacactcaattagtatttggtaccattgcctttaaattgtttaacttgggtaaaatattttgggtagccttccacaagcttcccacaataagttgggtcaattttgactcattcctcctgacagagctggtgtatctgagtcgggtttgtaggcctccttgcttgcgcacgctttttcagttctgccaacagattttctataggattgaggtcagggctttgtgatggccactctaataccttgactttgttgtccttaagccattttgccacaactttggaagtatgcttggggtcattgtccatttggaagacccattttaacttcctgactgatgtcttgagatgttgattcatacatacataattttcctccctcatgatgcaatctattttgtgaagtgcaccagtcccttctgcagcaaagcacccccacaacatgatgctgccacccccgtgcttcacagttgggatggtgttcttcggcttgcaagcgtccccctttttcctccaaacataacgatggtcattttggccaaacagttctatttttgtttaatcagaccagagtacaattctcaaaaaagtacgatctttgtccccatgtgcagttgcaaaccgtagtctggcttttttatggcggttttggagcagtggctactcccttgctgtgcggcctttcaggttatgtctatataggactcgttttactgtggatatagatacttttgtatctgtttcctccagcatcttcacagggtcctttgctgttgttctgggattgatttgcacttttcacaccaaagtacgtttatctctgggagacagaacgcgtctccttcctgagcggtatgacggctgcgtggtcgcatggtgtttatacttgcgtactattgtttgtacagatgaacgtggtaccttcaggcatttggaaattgctcccaagaatgaatcagacttgttgaggtctacaatttttttctgaggtcttggctgatttcttttgattttcccatgatgtcaagcaaagaggcactgagtttgaaggtaggccttgaaatacatccacaggtacacctccaattgactaatgatgtcaattagcctatcagaagcttcaaatACCTTggcattattttctggaattttccaagctgtttaatgtcACAGTCaccatagtgtatgtaaacttctgaaccactggaattgtgatacagtgaattataagtgaaataatctgcctgtaaacaaatgttgaaaaattacttgtgtcatgcacaaagtatatgtcctaaccaacttgccaaaactatagtttgttaacaagaaatttgtggagtggttgaaaaatgagttttaatgactccaacctcagtgtatgtaaacttccgacttcaactgtagggaatagagtgccatttgggatacaccctATATATGCTGATACCACCTTTAATATTGACAATGTTTCGATCGGTATCAGATcttttatttttgttgtattttcttaggatacaactgaatgcattttcAAAGGCTGCTTGCTTGTTAGACAGATCTGAATCGTTAAACGTTGGATACATCACTTGGAAGTGTTCTAGTGTTCATTGTCTATCTTTCTTCCTTGTTACAGACTTGTTGTCAATTAAAGTTGAGTGCTGCTGCAGTGATGTTTGTAAAGAGGCTTTAACAGCTCACATTTCACATAGGCTGATGTGTGTTTCAATGAAAACTAGCTCAATTATGGAAATGAAATTTGTTGAATCATTGTCTTTATTTATTAATTTCCTTTCTTGAAAAGCTAAAGATTTACTGTGCTGCACAAAGATGTCGAAAAATCTTTATTCATATCACTGTATGAATAAGGTAttcatacatactgtatgcatatCAGACAAGACTATGTTGTATATATGGCTATGATGACAGGCTCAGCATGATGGCATGATCATCATTTCAAAGGATACCTACAGGTCCGGTACACAGAGACCCCGTAGTAGTCATTTACATAGCTTGCTGAGGGCCAGAAAAAGGCATGTCTATAGACAGAGTGCTTCTTGAACAGATATTTTGTGTGGGTTGTACCTTGGAAGACTCATCTGTAGAAGTCTAAATAGCTGGTTGAGGGACACCAGATGGCATGTCTGGCTATAGACAGAGCTCTTCTATGGAGATGTTGGGTGGTTTGTACCCTGGATGGTAGTGATGTAAGTGCTAGCCTATTCTCCTGGCGTCTCCAGTCTGGGACCGGGGCCCTGGTTCTGCCCTGTGATGAATATTAACACTCTCCTCTGGTGACTGTTGCCTCCGGGGACCgcttgctcactctctctctcgctaggcAGCGTCTTTAGCTCAAATTAATCTGCAGTGTGGCACGGATGATTGTGTGTCATCCCCCCGGCTCCCTCCTTCCCAGCCCGCCACACTCCAAGGCCTAATTCAGACGAGCCGTTGCCATTTTGTGCCCTGTCATGCTGAACCACTAAACCGTTTCCCCATCTGCTCGCTCAGTGCATCGAGATGGGGATCAAACCAACAAGGAGAGAGATTTCACATGGACAGAGACTGCCACCCCAGTTAATGAAAACAACCAGGAATGTTAACGCTGGGTCTTTATTGTGCGCAAAAAAAAATGCCCAGAGGTGGAACTAAAATACTGTGGACATGCAGCAGAAGGAGACTATTAAGACATGCAGATTGGGGTGCTTTTACATATCGTCTTGTATGAGTTTAATGGTGAATGGACTAGTATACTGTTTGTTACCTGGATGATTACCAATGGGGATTGGCTGCTATGTTCATTGATCATAATATTTAAGGTAAATGATATCCACCAAATGAAAGTCAGTTTAGTATCTTCATATTTTAATAACCAAAATCTCTTACAAAAGACAGCATTTTCCAGTTTTACATATTGAAAGGCATAAgtggaatttgatttgatttgaataatttGAGTCAGACTTTGATCATCTTAAACAACCTTTGATCAATCACTCTTATGATGTTAAAACCCGAAAGGCTTTCATTTAATACGTTCAGTGTTTTACATTGGAAGGGAATTTAGTCTATTTGTTCACTGTCAAATGTTGTTTATTGTTATCATCAGTATATTTCTCCTTGTTCGAGTGGAGTCTACTGAGTAAATGTATAAACTgtgctatacagtacatacagtatgtgcgtTATGCCGTTACAATTAAAGATTCAAATAACTTCAACAGCAAACATGAGTCATTA is from Salvelinus alpinus chromosome 16, SLU_Salpinus.1, whole genome shotgun sequence and encodes:
- the LOC139540614 gene encoding uncharacterized protein, which translates into the protein MEEKYSETSVKRWNMEEKYSETSVKRWNMEEKYSETSVKRWNKEEKYSETSVKRWNMEEKYSETSVKRWNKEEKYSETSVKRWNMEEKYSETSVKRWNKEEKYSETSVKRWNMEEKYSETSVKRWNKEEKYSETSVKRWNMEEKYSETSVKRWNMEEKYSETSVKRWNKEEKYSETSVKRWNMEEKYSETSVKRWNKERRAFDRVPQPKWIN